CATTAGTCTATACCTGGCAAATATCCTACTTCCCATTGGTCTAACCCTGCACAACATCTGCTTGCAAAGATCTGAGCAGGCACAAGAGGGTCAGAAAAGCATTGTCCTCCTCTTTGTGGTGCACCTGGACAGCTGTTAGTGTCACTGCATAACAAAACAACAGGCAAACGCAAAACGACCAAACCTGTAGAGTATGTGGTCTACCACACAAACAAGACCAACAACCAACAATGAGCCCAATTTTCTGGTTAAGGTGCATATTAAGGAAAAggcaaaattcttttttttgagaaaatgcattttgggCGACCTTTAATATGTGGCCAATTGGGCGGGAACCCGGAGTTTTGTTAGAACATATTTTTGTGTGCTGTTTATGTCAAAAAGCTAATCCACCTCCAGTAGTTTTGAACACAGGAGTCCAGGGGCACCAGAAACTGGGACAAAAGTACAGTAAAAGGTGTGATTTGGCTTCATTAATTACCGCATGGCAAGTGCCAGCAGCAGCAAGCCCTGTATGCCGAGAGACTAACCTCTGTTGTAGCAGATTTTGTCTATAAAATAATCCGTTTAAACACTGCAACGTGTTGTTAAACTGTGTAAAAATTCAGGTATATTCAGGCAAAGATAGCTTCTAGTTTCATTATCTTTAAAATGTAGACTCTTAAAAATAtccttaaataaaataaacgtaaaaataaaccaaaagcaaaacaacagTTAAACAgtcactgtaaaaataaattacattttaaaacaaatgacaaatatGTGCATGTCAAAATTCATTCTGGCACCTATGACATGCATTTTGCACCCCATACATTTATTACTTGAATTTCATTGAgcttttttaaagtttttcttttttttttttttaaagaaccaTTACCAGAGGAAGGCGGAGGATAGGAAGAGGTGCTGAAGGGTGGAAAATGAGGAAGTACAAATACATCAAAAATggttttttttgggaggggaaTGATGGAGTATACTGAACAAGTGACCTTCAAACAacattcactcattcattctTCTTTTAAACCACTCGTCCTATAGTGTCACAAGGCAGAGAATAGCCCGGGACGAGCTGTTTcaaataatgtatttttcattAATTATTTTGTGCATCTATCTtcctattttaaaatatttctgtgGAAGTTATAGATCTGTTtattccagaaaaaaatgccaaaattgTGCCTTTAGTTTAGATATTGTGCTCTCTTTAAAcctctttttaaacttttttaaacttaaatataacaaaaacatatgcatatatacacagCCATATGTCAGATTCTACAGTCcttcaaactttatttatttttaaatataatttgatattttatttgtagGCCTGGTACGTATCCTCCTGATCCCTATGGGGATTTCGTCAGTAATATTAGCAGCGGTAATATCGCCACCCCTGTTAACTTAACAGCCAGTTAGATGCTAGACAGTGTCATTTAAAATGATGCATTTACCCTAAGATTTTACTGGGCTTTTTCTCCATTCCATGGAAAGAGCATTAACTGTATAGATTTTGTCAATTTTATCACTTTTGAATTATAGCAATGTGCCCTAAAAATGACATTTGGTATTAAGGGGTACTTCTTGGACAAATACAGGCATTCTGAACTAAACCCTGACGAATCACAGTCAGGAAGATCAGGTTTATCAGGGAATGGAAATGGAAGGGATCAAAATAGTACTAACTGGGAAAGGGAAGAGTAATTAGACTCATCAGTGTTGGGGAATGACAAACACTGAACTGCAATCGGAAATGTCCCACCTCTCTGTGCTTCCCGAAAAGCTGTCAGTCTGAACTCTTTGGGTTTTCCTCAACCCTCAAGTTACACGTTGTGCTTTGGGCTGCTGCGCATTTACACGCGTAAACCTTTGAGAAATAACTTCACCGGTGGAGATGTTTTGTGCATATACTTTCGCTGCTATGAAACTAAAATAATGCATCGCACTTTGCAGTATCATGTTAATTTTATCCCTGAAAAAAAGAGCTTTATGTAACAATACTAAGAAAACAGAAGGAATTGCGCTATAATTAGCTGTGCGCTATGTAAATCCCTTATCCCGATTTCTTCACTTCCAGGAGACACATATCAACTCACGCAACGCAGCACTGAGATGTTGTTAGCACCAGCTGAGTGATCTTCAGCAAATCTGCACCTGGGAGCGGCGGCGTTTGCGTGAAACCGAGACGGGAAACCGGGGTCACCTGATCGCACTGCTAAAAAGCACAAAACGAGCGGGATCAAGTGTATATCTTTAAATTAAGGCTTCAGAGGATAAtgccacctctctctctctgcttttctctctctctgtcttcctcTCCTGCCCTCTTTAGAAAAAGACAGCAGGGATTCGCTGGAAGCCTATCTGCTGTTAACAGAAAATTTTTGCCCATAAAAAAACTCTTTGATCCTATCTTTGATTACATTTGCCGTTTCTTCCTtacgtaaaaaaaaagaaaagaaaagcagaAACAGAGCGCGAGGTGTGAATGAAAGGGGGCGTTGAGAAGGACACCTGTTTTTTCCTCCATCATTCCCTTTATCAGGAGCTCTGGTAGCATGAACGAACGATTCAGAGTTTTCAGTTTGGCTGCAGGCTCCAGCCCCAAGGGAGTCTGACCGTTACACACACTGAACACAAtattaaacaattaaaaaagGGATTTTTTCCCTCCTAGACATAAAAAACTTACAGGAACAAGGTAAAATCAGATCTACtacaatttgcagatttttgACACAATGTTTATcagaattcttttttttgtgtgtgtaaataCATTTCTTAATTTGATAATCCCGTAATACTGGTCAGGTGTGCAGCGGCCTGATTTAAAACACCTGAAAAGTAGCTCCTGTTTCATCTTTTGGGATGTAATGCAAATGAAGGAATGAAAAGCTGACGCATGGTGAATAGACATGGGGAGgtaaagagaaggagagagaggaggaggagtgtAGGCGGGGCCGGGGGCGGGGCCGGGTCACAGAGAGGACTCGTACTGGAGGAGCTCGTAGAGAAGGGGCCCATCCCTGTAGCGGATGCCCACGGCTGTGGGCGTGATGTACTGCAGGATGTTGATAGTTCTCCTCAGACGCCGGTCCACGAAGTGGGCGTCCCACGCGGGGTAACGCTTCCTTGGCATGTCGATCTTGATGAGGGGCCCTTCGGGATGGGAAGGACGGCCTGAGGGTGTCGTGGGTGCGGTGGACCTCACCTGGAACACGGGCAGGCACGTATCAGCAGATAGCTCCTCCTGCTCAGTGTAATCCCCCGTGGTTGGGGTCGCCTGGGATCCACGGGGGCCCGGGGTGGGGGCCATGGGCTCAGCTTCTGGGGGCAAGGGAAGACCCCACAGGAGCTCGGCACAGCAGGAGCTAGCTAGCAACCGGACCCTGGGACCCATGGGATGCAGGACCCCGTAGTAGAAGAACATGAAGAGCACACCTGAGACGAAGCTCAGGAAGACCCCGCACAGGGCCGATACGGCGTAGGAATCGGTGGTGGAGGGGTCCCTGTAGATGTACCACAGTAAGGTCAAGACGGTGTTTTCAGCCAGCACCACAAAGTAGTAGGCCACCATGCGATATCGGGTCCTGCCCTCCTTGACGTTGAACCAGCAAAAGATGTAGACGATTCCCACCACCATGTTGAAGAGCACCTCCTCCCACTTAGACATGCAGAAGTCGGTGCCCCCATGGATGACCCAGAAGGCCATGGCGCACCAGTGCACGACGACGAAGATGCCGAAGTAGATGTGGAAGATGGAGGCGAAGAGAGCGAAGGAGAGCACCCGCGAGGAGATGGTGAAGAGTCGCCAGAAGATGTGCACCAGGGCCCCCCGGTAGCTCATGCTTTTCGTGTCGTCCCGCGAGTCCCGCAGGAGCTTGTGGTAGGAGGCCAGCACCCAGGCCAAGGAGAGCAGCGAGGCCACTGAGGAGACACCTGTAGCAGCCGAAAGTGCCAGAGAAAGGAGGAAAAGGAGGAGAGAGCACCAAAGTGCTTATTGCTGTCACACCTGCACGTTCTGTGGTAATGCCTACTAGTAAACTAAACATACAGAGTACAAATTcaataaaatagacaaataacGACATTTTGCTGAAGAGCTACAGTATTAGATAACAAACACTGAGCAGTTGTTCTGAGGTTTCAGATTATGCTGAACTGCTACTTAATTCAGAACTGCTACTAAGTTCGATTACAAATATTTCCACCGAAGACTCCTTTTCTTAAACTACCAAATATGTTTATTTCATGGGCTCTTTGGATAGCCTGCCTGAAAACAAGGAGGACACAACAGAGGCAGAAACCTTGAGTATTGTTTACTCTTCTGACACCTGGAGTATTCAGTATTCAGTACTTACAGCATGCAGTATGTTTCACTTCTTGGTTCGAAGGAAGTAAGAAAATGACCGCTTTGATGCAGTTGTATAAGCTTTGAACGATTCACGTATGCAGCATAATTTAAGGACAAATTAACCAAAAAGCCATTAATGTGATATATCTTAATCTGCCTCTCTTCACCCATTCTCTTCAAGACAGTTTAATTCTCGTTTCCTAAGTGAGCTCATTGTGATGTAATACCCTGCGCCTCGTTTACACTCCTGATGACACCATTGGATAAACGTTAAAAGTTAATTTAGGATACTATAAAATAAAGGCAGGGCTACAATGAAGCTCCTGATGAATGTCTGGGGTTCAGTCTCGTGTTCGTATTGAGTAGCTGATTTCCCTGTATCTCCACTCAGAGCTGCCTCTTCCAGGCTGTAAGTGTGCTCAGGCTAGCTGCCTCTTCCAGGCTGTAAGTGTGCTCAGGCTAGCTGCCTCTTCCAGGCTGTAAGTGTGCTCAGGCTAGCTGCCTCTTCCAGGCTGTAAGTGTGCTCAGGCTAGCTGCCTCTTGCAGGCTGTAAGTGTGCTCAGGCTAGCTGCCTCTTGCAGGCAGTAAGTGTGCTCAGGCTAGCTGCCTCTTGCAGGCTGTAAGTGTGCTCAGGCTAGCTGCCTCTTGCAGGCTGTAAGTGTGCTCAGGCTAGCTGCCTCTTCCAGGCTGTAAGTGTGCTCAGGCTAGCTGCCTCTTGCAGGCTGTAAGTGTGCTCAGGCTAGCTGCCTCTTGCAGGCTGTAAGTGTGCTCAGGCTAGCTGCCTCTTGCAGGCTGTAAGTGTGCTCAGGCTAGCTGCCTCTTGCAGGCTGTAAGTGTGCTCAGGCTAGCTGCCTCTTGCAGGCTGTAAGTGTGCTCAGGCTAGCTGCCTCTTCCAGGCTGTAAGTGTGCTCAGGCTAGCTGCCTCTTGCAGGCTGTAAGTGTGCTCAGGCTAGCTGCCTCTTGCAGGCTGTAAGTGTGCTCAGGCTAGCTGCCTCTTGCAGGCTGTAAGTGTGCTCAGGCTAGCTGCCTCTTCCAGGCTGTAAGTGTGCTCAGGCTAGCTGCCTCTTGCAGGCTGTAAGTGTGCTCAGGCTAGCTGCCTCTTCCAGGCTGTAAGTGTGCTCAGGCTAGCTGCCTCTTGCAGGCTGTAAGTGTGCTCAGGTTAGCTGCCTCTTGCAGGCTGTAAGTGTGCTCAGGCTAGCTGCCTCTTGCAGGCTGTAAGTGTGCTCAGGCTAGCTGCCTCTTGCAGGCTGTAAGTGTGCTCAGGCTAGCTGCCTCTTGCAGGCTGTAAGTGTGCTCAGGCTAGCTGCCTCTTGCAGGCTGTAAGTGTGCTCAGGCTAGCTGCCTCTTGCAGGCTGTAAGTGTGCTCAGGCTAGCTGCCTCTTGCAGGCTGTAAGTGTGCTCAGGCTAGCTGCCTCTTGCAGGCTGTAAGTGTGCTCAGGCTAGCTGCCTCTTGCAGGCTGTAAGTGTGCTCAGGCTAGCTGCCTCTTGCAGGCTGTAAGTGTGCTCAGGCTAGCTGCCTCTTGCAGGCTGTAAGTGTGCTCAGGCTACTCCCTACTGTGTACACGTCGTACAGGTGTCAGCAGATCCCTGCTAGAGCAGAATACTCAACCTGGACTGCTCAAGTGAAAAATTCAGCTGCGTTTATTGTAAAATACAGTAAGATGCTTTTCATCTGAGCATCTGTATGACTGTGATCGGTgctatacagctctggaaaaattaagagaccataGCAAAACTTTCAGATCcactcatttttttatttatggttatacatctgtgtaaaatatacattttgcaaactgcagtctgattcttctgtttctcattaatgaagggcttcttccttgtttCATTGGACTTCAATCCTGCTTCttggagcctgatatgaactgtcctagcagtgcacttcacacctgcacttaatgtttcccattccttctgaaggtcactCCGTATGTGATTGGCACATACGGCACATgaatcctccgattcatgaggcaCTGTCGGAAAAGTTGTCAGtaatctctggcattagaatgtcgcttctgccctctacctggctggtttctggtcgttcccggtgtctcctgcttcaccttattcttgtgtactgctgtcttagaagcTTTGTGCTTGGAAGCAACCTGCCTTGCAGTGTAGCCTCTTCTGCCGGCAGAGCCACGATTAAACCAAGATTAAAAACAACGctgatttgtttaaaaacataGAGTGGTCCCTTTATTTTTCCCAGagctatacagtatatgcagtaTGTATGAAATTTTTCAATGTATGCTTTAATGTAAAGAACATGGctgcttatatattttttctttggtattaatgtatttaattccagaagcagatactggcacaagcttATTCTCagtcataatggtaccactggtttctttctCTGTATACTTTTTGTTTGTGCACCTGGATCTTgtttttcagatacagcagctggtgtgatgatacaatGTCCAGCactaagatgcagaagctgtccttttgtTACTCTTTCCTTTCGCTCTACTTTTTCTTAAGTTgtcatgtattatttttctttccctgtttctaaccctaacccccccttttcttttttttctcttctctcttttctttctctcttttccccctctcttctttctctccctcctctcttcctctctttatCTCTCCTATTTCGGTTAACTTTCCCTGTCGGCTCCAGCTTAATAGCGCAATAATGTAAAATGgtgaataaagagtatacctcaagtaacaagaggagcttaatccGTAGCTCCAGTTGGCacaataaaagtgttggcacagtaaagcacccagactaacatcctgcttcctaaactgccggacacgacaggggTTAAAAAAGAACATGGCTGCAGCTTACAAAATACTGGTAAAATTCATGAAGTGACATCACAAATCTAAATATCATACTTGACCATGGACCTCCTATGACCCCCAACccaaactgcatttttattGGCCAAGTGGCTGAGGTAATGGATGCTGGTTATCTGGGGCCATTATTAATGCTAATAGCTTTCCTTCTAATACAGAGACGCTTTCTCATAAAACTTTCCTaatttttctcttttgttttattatctGTTCCTGTGAATCAAGCAATATCGGCACGTAAAGAAGGAAGCGCTGGTATTTACCATGTGCTCAACACATTATGTCTGAGGGCAACGTGAGACATCCTCCCGCAACGGGCCTTACATTGCAGCGTCTCTGCCCGGTTCTTCTGGATCATGATGCAGAGCTGTAGCACCAGTTGGGGGGCGCTCTCCAGGAAGGTCTCCAGAAGACGCAGCATGCTCACGTCCGCGTACTCGTACATCATGGCCCAGTAGAAGCGGCGCTGGTGTTCCTTCTGCCGCCGGCTCTGGATGCCCAAGTACATGGTCCGGATGTATCTGCAAGatcaggggggggggaaggtgaggaagaggatgaggtGGTGGTGGAGGAGTGGGTCAGTGTCATGGGTCACCCTCAGTGCTGTGTCGCTGTCATTACCACACGCTGATTTTGAACTGTGCCGCAGTAAATTTTGCATTtcctatataaaaaaaaaacaatccatccatcctttttcaGCTGTTAatcagcatgggggggggggctaccagGAGCTAAACCGAGGCAGTTTAGGGCTGGGGGGCAGGGTGCCAGGAAATGGTTTAACAAATTAGgattacattaataaaaaaagattaaGTGCTCTGTTACTCCGGTGTGAACCTGCTCATTGAGATACCAGGTGCCACGTGAGCCGATGCCAAAGACCGTTGTTCATCCAGGTTCGGTTAGCCGGAGGTCCTTCTCCTGTGCTTCACCTCCTGACCATCTGCCATGACCCAGTACACGGCGCCCATATCACCTTATTTACTCATCCGGGTCAGAGTTCTGAAACCCTGACGTGACACTCTGTTCTGGACGTGCTGACGAGCAGCTACTCGCTGTGTCTCCACTCTGGCGGAGCAAGTGAAACTCCCCGTCCATGTGACACCAGGCCACGGCAAGGTGCACCTACAGGGCCAGCAGCTACAAAACCCCAAGATCATCTCTCTGCGCTCAGATCAAAAGGTTCCCCCCTACCCATGTACCTCATATCTGATGcgtttaaataatttatttcctATGATATTAGCTCCTTGAACCCACCAGATGGTGGTGTGATCAAATGAACAGGtagaaaaaagaaacaacaaGATGAAAACAATCTTTTTCTACTGAGATGGAGAGACATGGTGCCCTCTGATAGCCCTTTCTGACCTCACCATGGATGAGTGAGGGTGGTAGCCCCTTTAGTGGCGGCCCAGAAAAGCTACCTCAAGACAGGGCTGCGGACAGACAACTGTAGCCTCAAGGCCCGAATTTCACTGTATATAATTCCATAATTAGAATCAGTCCAgcacataataataagaagagaCTAACAAAGGCTACCATCTCCTGCATATATTAAGTTACTCTTCCCACACCAGACCTTTAATGTTATCTTCTTTTCCTTGCAGCCTTTACATTTCATGTAAGTATAAAATTCATTTCACCTACTGTTTGAGATCCAGCATCGCTTTTCTATGCAATAAACCTGGTCTGTTTGGATACATCAAACTGAACCGTAAAAGACATTTGACTTAATTAACACTGGCCATGTATTTTTAAGATCAAAAAGATCAGTAACCATGTTAAACCACAACGCGGCAGTGAGAAATAAGTTGTTCACACTACATCATCGACAGCTCCGGGCAGGAGTACACAATGTCCTCCCCACCACATCATCCACAGCTCCTGGGCAGGAGTGCACAATGTCCTCCCCACCACATCATCCACAGCTCCTGGTCAGGAGTACACAATGTCCTCCCCACCACATCATCCACAGCTCCTGGGCAGGAGTACACAATGTCCTCCCCACCACATCATCCACAGCTCCTGGGCAGGAGTACACAATGTCCTCCCCACCACATCATCGACAGCTCCTGGGCATGAGTACACAATGTCCTCCCCACCACATCATCCACAGCTCCTGGTCAGGAGTACACAATGTCCTCCCCACCACATCATCCACAGCTCCTGGGCAGGAGTACACAATGTCCTCCCCACCACATCATCCACAGCTCCTGGTCAGGAGTACACAATGTCCTCCCCACCACATCATCCACAGCTCCTGGGCAGGAGTACACAATGTCCTCCCCACCACATCATCCACAGCTCCTGGGCAGGAGTACACAATGTCCTCCCCACCACATCATCCACAGCTCCTGGGCATGAGTACACAATGTCCTCCCCACCACATCATCCACAGCTCCTGGTCAGGAGTACACAATGTCCTCCCCACCACATCATCCACAGCTCCTGGTCAGGAGTACACAATGTCCTCCCCACCACATCATCCACAGCTCCTGGGCAGGAGTACACAATGTCCTCCCCACCACATCATCCACAGCTCCTGGGCAGGAGTACACAATGTCCTCCCCACCACATCATCCACAGCTCCTGGGCAGGAGTACACAATGTCCTCCCCACCACATCATCCACAGCTCCTGGGCAGGAGTACACAATGTCCTCCCCACCACATCATCCACAGCTCCTGGGCATGAGTACACAATGTCCTCCCCACCACATCATCCACAGCTCCTGGGCAGGAGTACACAATGTCCTCCCCACCACATCATCCACAGCTCCTGGGCAGGAGTACACAATGTCCTCCCCACCACATCATCCACAGCTCCTGGGCATGAGTACACAATGTCCTCCCCACCACATCATCCACAGCTCCTGGGCAGGAGTACACAATGTCCTCCCCACCACATCATCCACAGCTCCTGGGCAGGAGTACACAATATCCTCCCCACCACATCATCCACAGCTCCTGGGCAGGAGTACACAATGTCCTCCCCACCACATCATCCACAGCTCCTGGGCAGGAGTACACAATGTCCTCCCCACCACATCATCCACAGCTCCTGGGCAGGAGTACACAATGTCCTCCCCACCACATCATCCACAGCTCCTGGGCATGAGTACACAATGTCCTCCCCACCACATCATCCACAGCTCCTGGGCAGGAGTACACAATGTCCTCCCCACCACATCATCCACAGCTCCTGGGCAGGAGTACACAATATCCTCCCCACCACATCATCCACAGCTCCTGGGCAGGAGTACACAATGTCCTCCCCACCACATCATCCACAGCTCCTGGTCAGGAGTACACAATGTCCTCTCCACCACATCATCCACAGCTCCTGGGCAGGAGTACACAATGTCCTCCCCACCACATCATCCACAGCTCCTGGTCAGTAGTACACAATGTCCTCCCCACGTTTCACGTCTCATACCTAACTTGCAATCTGTGTTCCTGAGCCTTGTCTCACACTGCCATGGACACACAATGCCCCGCATTTCCCTTTTCTGCCACTGGTGTCAAAGGAGCAGGGCAATCAGGCCTCAGGTGATTTAGGTGATCATGTCAGCAGGCTATGACCATGAAGTCACAGAGAAGAGAACAGAGATCATTTTACTGTTGATGATATTAACAATGTGCCACTAGGGGGTGCTGTTCTCTAAAATTCATTCAAGTAATGACGACTAACCACTTCAGCTATATTCAGGGCACGTTCAAATGACGACAGCCCAAAGGATTTGGCAGAGGGTGGATTCCCTGTCTtatatacacactgtaccaTGTGATGTAGACACTTGAGCATAATAAATCTCCCCAGATTTTTTCTGCTGCAGTACAATCAGGCTCAGTGAAGGATTGACAGCCTTTTTTGTCCCACTTCAAAGCCCTCCACAGGTGCTACACACAATGCCTTTTCCCCGCATCACTCCTCAGTGCCCCTTGTCTTTAACCTCTTCCTGTGCATCTTGGCTTCTTCATAAAGCCAGACCAATCACATACAGTAACTGCTTGTTCTGTTTTTTATACACCCACCCATGCTACTAGTACTCGTGTTCTGTTCGTCTGGCATCGCTGACAGCGCCATCTGTTCAGCAGCACCTCATTCAGAACAGCACGCACTGGCCTCCACTCATGTATTTAGTTACCTACTATGAAGCGCTCCACCTTTCCCCCATCGACATCTCTGTCCTGACTCAGCCTGACTGCTCCATAGCCACTCAGCAAGAGCGTCTCAGGTCGGACCGGTAGGTAGAACTGTGCGACAACGGCACTTGGCAACTAGGGTTGATTTTGGGTCGATATGGAGCCACTATGAGTcacacataaaaaacaaaatccaggaGACTGAAAAAATCGAAATAAACAGATACTTGGGGTTTTTTCAGGCCCAAACATGGACTGTTTCGAACCTGGTGCCCACACTGGAGTTCTGGGTTATTGAGGTCAATATAAAAAGACTCAATATTATATTCAGTTGATGGCTAGGTGGAACGAATGGAGATGAGTAAAGCAGATCAACAGACTCTCCCACCTGACCTAGCTGGATGGCCACACCCTCACTGAACACACATTTTATTGTTAGCGTACTATGTTTAGGTAAGAAAATCGGAAGTAATTAAGGTAAAATTCAGCCAGAACTTTCTAGCAAAAACCACTACTTAtgtcctccgtcagtattctcTTTGAAGTTACTTAGAATCTTCCACTTAGCTTAACTGGCTTGACCTTTCTTCATCAGCTGACTGGTTCACAGTGGATTTAACAAAACACACTTGAACAACGCAGTATAATTTTATCTCCCTGCAGTTTTGAGTGGTCCAGACTTTGCTAACTGAGGTGATAACTGCCTTTGGGGTCCTTACAAATTGTAACGGTTACAATCTAAGCAGGCAATTACATCAAAACAAGGATAACATAATGATACAGCAGGCAATAACAGCAAAAGACTATCAACACAAAATGCTTCCTTTTAGAACAATGATACCAGCGCTGATCTGCTTCAGTATGTAACCTGGAATAACCTGAGCTTAGGGAACTGATTTACCAAGACTTTCTGTCAGAATTCATTGCACACAACCCTGGGACAGTAATTTGACAAGTTGGCATCAGCACTCTCCTGAACTTTAGCACTCAGTGTCACTTGAAGCTCGCTCTCGCTGAAACACCAGCAGGCTGTGACATCTTAGTCACCCTTCCTGGATCACTAGAGTCAACAAAGAGCAGATATCATTGCTAGTCAGATTCCCACAAGACTGTATCCACAAAAGAAATGAACATGAAATGATGTCTCTTTGACAGATACCCTTGCACAATGAATTTCATCGGTGTCTTCTACTCTTCGAGGAGGCACTCCGCAGATGCTGACTGTGGCACCAGGAGAGGCGTAGTGAGCATGTAGCACATCTGTGACAACCTGCTATCCTGGCGTTCACCTGTGAGACGCCACGCGCTATCCGAGGATGAAGGCCCGGCCACAGCTGCGGCATCTTGAGTTAAAACAATCCCATGACATGCTGACTGCGAACAAGTCAACAAGTAGGTACACTAACAGACACAAAACTGGGCCAGACTAGCATATATGTTAGCAGATAAACTGAGAATCGTCAACCACGGATTATTCCCCTGCTACAATGAGACTTTCATCAAACAAAAGGGATAGTAAAAACATTCTGGAAGTAAATATGTCTGCGTGTACCACCATGCGTTCATTAGCCAAAGTTCACTGTACATAGTGGTAATTTCAGCAGACCTCAGGAAATAACTAATTAGGTTATGTgtgcaatatattttttttggggggaggggtcttTGCTATATTTGTTGCAGCATAtagtacataagaacataagaaatttacaaacgagaggaggccattcggcccatcaagctcatttggggagaacttaactaatagctcagagttgttaaaatcttatctagctctgatttaaaggaacccaaggttttagcttgcgctacactagtaGGAAGACTATCTTATACTATTCcagctttctcaaattcattttaaaatgttctcctgctaatttccacttatggccacaagttctagtatttatactaatatagaaatagccatttggctgaacagcatccagacctgttagaatcttatatacctggatcatgtccccccttagtctcctttgcttgaggctgaacagattcagctcagctaacctcagTAATTTATAGTAGTAATTTATGACTCTGATATAAAGTCAATCATTTGACAGAATCAGCAATTTAGACATGATCTTGAAATAGtttctatttttcttttttttttcctgtttttgttcctAACGATTTATACATTTCTTTCCTAAATTTATTGCTTTGAAAACATTACCG
This window of the Paramormyrops kingsleyae isolate MSU_618 chromosome 19, PKINGS_0.4, whole genome shotgun sequence genome carries:
- the xkr6b gene encoding XK-related protein 6b translates to MAAKSDGLGVVAGFAQLHNLDETAGGCEEPDEGSSLHICHCCNTSSCYWGCRSACLRYLLGKGRAARRPPREERLWLDCLWIVLALLVFFWDVGTDLWLAADYYSKRDYVWFGLTLFFVLVPSVLVQILSFRWFVQDYTGGGLGTVEGLSSRRAPAGVGGIRGGNRCCQLSVWIWQSVIHILQMGQVWRYIRTMYLGIQSRRQKEHQRRFYWAMMYEYADVSMLRLLETFLESAPQLVLQLCIMIQKNRAETLQCVSSVASLLSLAWVLASYHKLLRDSRDDTKSMSYRGALVHIFWRLFTISSRVLSFALFASIFHIYFGIFVVVHWCAMAFWVIHGGTDFCMSKWEEVLFNMVVGIVYIFCWFNVKEGRTRYRMVAYYFVVLAENTVLTLLWYIYRDPSTTDSYAVSALCGVFLSFVSGVLFMFFYYGVLHPMGPRVRLLASSCCAELLWGLPLPPEAEPMAPTPGPRGSQATPTTGDYTEQEELSADTCLPVFQVRSTAPTTPSGRPSHPEGPLIKIDMPRKRYPAWDAHFVDRRLRRTINILQYITPTAVGIRYRDGPLLYELLQYESSL